From the genome of Salvelinus namaycush isolate Seneca chromosome 1, SaNama_1.0, whole genome shotgun sequence:
CTTGATCTGGAACACATATAGGATGTGGTCTGCCAGTCTGTCAGATAGTCAGCTAACACTGAAAACTGCTCACTGAAAAACATTGCTCACTGCTCTCATCTTTCTAATAATAGGCCATAGGTCTAGGTTCAACACTCCTCCCCATCTCCATCTACATACTAAACACCTTTGCTCTGTCTCATTcttaacccctctcctctctcacatgcatgGTCACGGACACAGGCCCTCCACTAATGACTGTCTCTATGGCTTGGACCACTCCAGGCCACTGTATGGCTGTACCACTGGCCAGGCCTCTGCCCAGCCCAGCACTATCAGGGGGAAGGGGGAGTAAGACAGGCTCATTAATACACACCTTAAGTGGTTGTCAGGGGTCCGTGTCACTCCCGGAGAGGGTGTATAAGAGGTCTGGGTGCCACTGAAGATACAGAACTTCAACATTCACCTGGGAGTCCCTCCGGAACGAGCAAACGCATTCGCCTTGTGCTGTACACCGGGAGATCAGCAAGTGAGCTTGTCTCTGTGGATATGTGTATAGGTGTTGTCTGTCTCTGGTTGTATGCCTTGTTAGTTTGTTTGGATTTCAGTGTTTCAGATTTGTATGATGTTTTCAGTTGACAGCGTAATGGGAATGTTAGACGTACTATTCGGACTCCTCTCCGTCCATGTCTGCAGCCCTCTTATCCCTTTCGCTCTCTCTATTCCTCATCTATCATTCTCTCAGTAGAGATGACTGGAGCCGCCGTGTCCGTGTGTCTACTTTacgtcctgtctgtctgttcagcCTGCTACATCTCCAACTGTCCCATCGGGGGCAAGAGGTCCATAATGGACGCTCCACAGCGCAAGGTGAGCTGCAACAGAATCCATCTATATCTAAACTCTTTAAATATAATGTGTAGATAACAGGTATGATTTGTCTTAGAGGTGCATCAAGATGAGTAGGAGCAAAGTGAGGCTCTGTAAAAGGACTGAATTGGGAGAATTGACAATGAACCGTTGTCTTCCTCCTGTAAAAGGGAGCAAGAATGTCGATAAGAATCTCTTTTTTGGAATGATGGAACAACCTCACACCCGACTGTCCCTTCTCTCCCCTTGCAGTGCATGTCTTGTGGGCCAGGGGAGCAGGGCCGCTGCTTTGGCCCCAGTATCTGCTGTGGGGAGGATGTGGGCTGCTGGATGGGCTCTCCGGAGACGGCACATTGCATGGAGGAGAACTACCTGCCCACCCCCTGCCAGGCGGGAGGGAGACCCTGTGGATCTGATACAGCACGCTGCGCCGCACCGGGTGTCTGCTGTGACTCAGGTGAGGGCACATCAATCCTATATTTCTGTGATGATCATTGTGGTTATATACCACTGAAATTGTTCTAATAGAGTGGCGGATACAATTATGTGCTTTCTGACTTGTGTGTCCTCCTTCATTCTTTATTTTGTATCTCAGAGGGCTGCAGTGCGGACCAATCTTGTCTCGCTGAGGAGGAAGGCGACAATCAAATCGGCCAATCAGAGGGCAGCGACTCTGCAGACGTCATCCTCAGGCTCCTGCACTTGGCTGACCACACGCCTCCTCATAGAGTCCACCAATGAGCTGCAAGTGAGACCAGGGTTCCATGGGGGTCACTTGAGAGATTGGTTGATAGGATTTGTAGTTACCTAGATGTAGTTCATAGTTCACCCACCTATTTCACCCACCCATTTACTGACCTCCTTCTTCAGTATATTTTCAACCTCACTAGATGGGATCTAGCTAAGAATTTATCTCTGTGTTTGACATGTAATGTATATCAAAACACAGCAGTTAAATTCTTAGCTAGGACCCTGAGCACTCCTCTGTAGATTGCCTTTATATTGCATACTTAAATATTGtagctatatactgtatgtacagaaaTAGCTGTAATAATTATTACACGTGTAAAGAGTCCAAATGTGTATGTTAATAAAGCTTGTGCGAGTATGCGTGGTGTATGTATGTTTCTCTCTCAGCTGACTCAAACAATGACCACTTGTCCAGTGCACAACAACATCCACATCTGAAACATGAGTGCTGTGCGTCGTATAGTTCTCATATTTTCTGTAACACCAGGCTTAGTGTTTTGGCCCGTGCTTTTAAAAGCAGTGTGTCTGTTCTAATAGTTCTAATCCAGTGGACTTTACTCTCCCTTACTGGCTTTCATTATTTTGGTCTCAAATCACACAAACCTTTGAGCGAATCTCCAGTAGGCAATTTAGAGTTTTTAATGTCCAATGATGAACCAACCATAAACATAAAATGTAAATGCTGATTGTGATTTGATATCCAAAATAGGTTGTATCTATAGGCATCGGTTGCGTTCGTAAATTGCCTCCAGTGTGTCAGGGTGCGCTCTGGgtcgtttgtaaattcagagcgttgtcagattgtctgtccataaattcagagcgtttcgctctcgggggGCGTTTAGAGCGACAcgtggacgctctggccgaggagtagggttgatcagggcgttctgacctcacaactgcagtcaagcacccaagctaactggctaaagttggctagcttgctagctacttccaaacacaaatgagagaacacctctcttaccattttacttgccctagcagagctggttaggctgttttcatgttatccatagCATTAGTGACTGCAaatgtgctgctggcaacaatttattgAATTTTTCCCCCAGACGTTTACTGGCATCGGTCATGTTCAGCGAGTGTTTAAATGAATTCTGCACTCTGGCagtcagacgagagtgctctgaaatcggagtagatagccagagtgaatttacgaatgcacccATCATGCTACATAGCAACCGTAAACATGTTACATAGTAGCCAtagacatcatgttacacaataaccATAGACATCATGTTACATAGTAACCATAGACATCACGTTACATAATTAGTAATTATGTAATTCTATAGCGAGGTATAGAGTATAACATCTAATCAGGGAATATATTCAAATGttccacaatttttttttaaaaaggaGCATAATTTAGATGCAATGATATACTGATAAGCTTTAATGTTTTGTGAATCAGCTTTTAATATTATTTGTTTGTTCTTTTGAGGTTTTCTTTACATTCTGCACTACATCCTGCAACTGGTTTAAAGTGTCCTTAAGTCTGGTCCACCAGCtgaatctctctctgtctactatGGAGTAGCAGTTAGCCTTGGATAGTGACGTTTAGTTTTAGATAAAACCTTTTTATGATTACTACTACCTTTTATCATTACTACATTGGTGTAGATATATAATATTGATGTAATCCTGATGTAACTTGGTCcgaatcatagaaatataatttagAGAACATATGTTTAcaaatttacatttaagtcatttagcaaatgctcttatctagagcgacttacaattagtgTGTCAAAATATTCATGTAACGTATACCAGCCAAAAAACCAAAGGGACATGACACATACACGCCAAAATACATCATAAATATACCTACAGACTTCAGAATTAATATCTCGTCTACTCGTGGCTTAATGTTAATTATTCCATGCAGTAGTCAATTCTCTCTGAATAACCTCAAGAAGGTTCAACCATGTCCATTCTGCTTTATGTTTTTCATAGAGAGGCAGTGTCCATGTTCTCATGACTACAGGAGCTCTTATTGGTTCAGTCTCAGCACACAGACCAAAATGAGATACTGCAgatcagagaacacacagagaCATCTACCCTATTTAattgataatgcccgagaagccggtgtttggaggatatattggcacgggggttgttaggcccgagacgaagtcGAGGGAGAGCaaacccgtgccaatatatcctccaaacaccgactTCAAGGGCAGTATCaattttatacaacgggttaccaacaaaTTCATATAATGACTGACAAATTCtcattaaaaactttatttttatgaatttattcatacatttaagtcatttagcagacgctcttatccagagctatcatactatttcatccttccacaagatatagtcccgacacaaatctagggttgctacccaagctggcTGGTCATTCAtgctatcggttcggttgccagagacggtATCGGTTCGGTTCCCAGTCTTTCatgtctttttgttctgtatctatggacgtgacccagtcgttcgttcgttctaaatgttccattgccaaaCTGGCTAGCAACGTTCTTATTCCAtgctttgctagctagccaactacggctaacgtacaatcacgtcaaacagtgcagccagaataacaacagtagctgcatttgcatttgtttaagctgttttctagtgacatttatttggatgcatccataacaatgagctaatgaggtgcgatttcgcctggcatagaaattGTGctttctcgtcaggacactgCCAGTCAGAGGAACTAGCCAACGACACAGCTAAAagaatcacttcaaactgaagctggaaagactgcaaactagccgCACTTTGTTTcttttgaccttttttcaatttacatttctttgtatatatacaTAAAATGAAGCCAGCTGATTCATTATTTCGACTGGATGAGAAAAGTTGACTGTCtttctgtctcgtcccgactcccaacacgttcattactatggaacAGCttgagatcgaatttgaatattgaaaccaTGTTGCAAATGTCGCAGAGACAAACAGCAAAGTTTATACAcatctccactgttgaaaactaaaCTTTAGACTAAAAGAAATGTAAGATAATGtgtagatgctttttatagtggagatcaagttcataaattgcctggctgggctgatgagactgTAGACTGTGCAGTGGGATGAAACAGAGTAAATaagcattttaacatcatagtaTAAACATCATGTATAAAAACTTGTTGAGTCAAATTACAATTTCATGTTTGTTTTTGGAAGTCAACACTGTATGTTGGTTCAGGTATATTCCCGGATGTGGAGCAAACTCACAACCCTATTGCAGCTGGTTGCCTTACAATTGTACATTGATTCAACTTTTTTATAGTGCAGGTAGACAAAATACACCTCTCAACTCAATCACCTCAAAGTGCAATGTAGCCTAGTTTAATTTCAATACAGGTGTATAGCGAGATAAAGTCAAGTTGAATTTGAAATGTGTTGATTGATCCATACACTTGTAATACAATGACGAGACTGCTTATCATTTTTCTAAGGAGTCGAGGAGGCCTTGCTTATCAAAACAGATCAATGATCACTCACACCGCCAAAGTAGAagaagagaggatgagaaggGGAGCACAATAAAGTTGACCATTGCTATGTAGATTAGTTGCCCTTGGctgggaagctgatcctagatctgtgcctacagGCAAGTAGCAGGGAAGATATGAGGGGGAGGGGTTCTCAATTGTAGACACCTTTAGTTAGTTAATGAGTGCAGGGCTGGATAGATGAGGGTATAAAGACAAGCAGGGAGCTGTGGCTGTCTCTACCGTCACTGCCTTATAGTCACCATGTCTTTCTCAGGGATATACCAGATGGAGACACATGAGAACTTTGAGTCTTTCATGGAGGCTATTGGTAAGTTTTGCTGTTGGGTTGTACGTTTGATTAGACTTTGGGTGTTAATTTCAGAAGTCGTAGTCCTTTCAGTAATGATGTTCAATGGTGATTGCGAATGCAATGGTTACTTCTGAGGCGCAAACCCAGGTAGCACACTAGTTTCCTTGGATGTTCTGAGAATGGAAGTGAGATGTAGGAATGTttttttaatttgattttttataggttccagggaggttctgagaacatctTACTATGTTCTCCTGGGAGGTGTTAGTTCTTTTAACAAAAAATTAtaggttattttctgtgtttttaactttcactgaatgtttaATTTAAGACTAAGAAACACTTTGTTTGGGCTAACTATTTTGAGCTTCCAGCACACATGGGTTTGTTAAATGATTTGTTTAGGCTTTAATTATTTATTGTATCAGTGAGATTAAACCTATGCTCTTCTGTCCTCTATCCATTGAATTAATCCACTGTGCTTCCAGGATGGAGTTGTCATGCATTAGTTTTGTAACTCATTGAAAGTGGATAAAAGTAGTCTATTCAAACACTATTTCAACAGGAAcgagcactcattaagatcaggtgtggccaactACTGTGGTCAACACACTTAACAGATGATGGTGATTGTTGAAGCTGAAAACCGAATGCGTGTTTCAGTAATTCATTTTTTGTTTTCATATGGCAAGTTTTTAGTGTTCTGAGGACTTGACTTTAACTGGAACTGAGAACCTAAAGaacattatgctgaagtactgaaattcccacaggaGAACATTTAGTCAGCTGAACAacttgagaacattcccaatgtaaAATTCCTAATGTTCCTAGAACTTTACCTTCAATTAAATGTTTGAACTTTCAGGAAATATTCTGATCAAATAATGAAATGCCAAGAATAACATTTTGTTGAATTCCTTaatgagaatgttccaaagccaagcaactgtCCTGCACCATTGCCAGAATGTGGTATGCAAAATAACCAAGCCCTAAAACGTATGGtcctcagaacgttatgtgctagctgggaatgCATTCAATGTTTGCATTCAGTTCATTGTTGCCATATTATAGTGCATCAGAGCTTTACTTCAGCTGTAATAATTCAGTGTTCATGTCCCACTTCATTAACTTTCTGTAATACTAAAAAGCGCAGTGTATATGACTCTCTCGCTGCCGCAAACATGTAGGTCTCCCTGATGAGCTTATCCAGGAGGGCAAAGACATCAAGAGCATCTCTGAGATTGAGCAGACTGGAGACCACTTCAAGATGACTGTCACCACGGGGACAAGGATCCTCACCAACTCCTTCACCATTGGCCAGGAGACGGAGCTCGAGTCACCGACCGGGGAGAAAGTCACTGTGGGTGGCGCATGTCACAACCCAACCATGAGTTTCATACATGTAGCCTGGATTTATCCATCTCCCTACATATACAGCCAGTATCTAACTAAACTATAAGTTGAGCTGATGTGGGGTCACTATGGTTAGTTCAGGTCCCAGTGATGTTGTGGGAGGACTGACTTTCTGTCAGAGAATCTCCTCTGCTCTCCAGGGACTGGGCTCAGTTGCAAAATTATAGCAGTTTACATCTCATAACCAACtgtctctttttttttttctacatATATGGCCATCCAACTTGGGCCTGTTAAATTGGTGCTAGTTGACTgtagttggtgaccactgctttcAGATCTAACCAT
Proteins encoded in this window:
- the LOC120055550 gene encoding isotocin-neurophysin IT 2 — protein: MTGAAVSVCLLYVLSVCSACYISNCPIGGKRSIMDAPQRKCMSCGPGEQGRCFGPSICCGEDVGCWMGSPETAHCMEENYLPTPCQAGGRPCGSDTARCAAPGVCCDSEGCSADQSCLAEEEGDNQIGQSEGSDSADVILRLLHLADHTPPHRVHQ
- the LOC120055558 gene encoding fatty acid-binding protein, liver-type-like, which gives rise to MSFSGIYQMETHENFESFMEAIGLPDELIQEGKDIKSISEIEQTGDHFKMTVTTGTRILTNSFTIGQETELESPTGEKVTSVVMREGNKLTSLINGIEYVTELIDPNILVNTMTLAGISYKRTSKRI